The genome window taattaaattttctgcAGTGAATATTTCAACATATTTATCAAATccaaatagtattttttgaaaaaagTAACAACTGACATTCCGCCGTCGATACATTTCGTTATCGAATTTTAGTAATGCCAATAGGAAACGTAATGAGACCATTTgagtttatgaaaatattattgtaaacaaatgcgaaatataccaaaatatactcaaAACTTCATGCTGTCGCTGTGGATTCGGTCACGCTGTATTGGACATACAAAGTTTAGACAGACGcaattatttaacttttaaacGAAACTTACAACGAGTTTTAGTACACAAGTGTCGTGCGTAAATAGTATCTGATCAAATACACTCTCGTTGCAATAATGGTAGTGTCAGAGAACGAAAAGGTAAGAATAATATGCTGAAATGATAGCCGCATGGTTTCGGTTTCAGCCGTGGCAGGGTCGTCGATAAACAGGGCTGGTTGCTTAAGAGGGGGCGGCTCGGCAAGGGCAACGatgacagcgacaacgacggcAGCAGCACAGTATTTTAGTGCAGCTGGCGTGGCACGTCATCGGCagattttccatttgcattttattttttttcaatcggAATAAAATTCGATGTGCTTGTTGCCAGCTTGTGAACAAATTGGTGTTTTTCAATTAACGTAATGTAAAAGTGAAGTTAACGTGTTTCcaacacatgcatacataacGTATGTGTACATTTTTCTCGCGCTACCTTATGAAGTAGTgactcttttctctctctcattctctcacTCCATTTGCATACGggttttggttttcgtttgCTCTTTAAAAATACACGCCGTGCGTTCGcttcttttgtgtgtgtgtagctgtCATTCTTTTTCTGTCGTCGCTCGCTGGAATTTCGCACACACCCAAATGTGAATTTGTACATATTCGTTTATATACATaggtgtatatatatacatatgtgtgcatatgcatgtgtgaAGCATAAAAAGTAGGTGAAtcaagagaaaaaaaagaaagaagtaAATTACTGCAATGAGCACACAAACAAAGCGGTAGCCGTCAGCCATAGCAGTTTTGCCATGACGACTGCGACTTTCATTGCAAGCAGCAGCGTTAACGTCGACGCCGACGCCAGCAGATGATGGACAACAGTTCGTTCAGTTCGTTGGCTTTCAGTAATTCGCGTCACTTATTGAAACTCGCACACGCCAAACTCAAAAATTACAAAGTACAATTTCAATAGCCAAAAACTGATGATCAGTGAGTGAGCCAAATAGTAAGggtgagagagggagaggagaaAAGTAGTCAGTGTGTTTTCAGAcattctatgtgtgtgtgttgtttgtgcatttgtaaatttttagCGTTCAAACATCACatttatttcgaaatttatAACAGCAGCAATTTTCCCTAAACACTCGGggggaaaaacaaaaaagagttAATTTCTTCgcgtatttaaaatattgttgaattttattgCACAAATCGCAAGTAGAAAgtaaacgaaacgaaatacGAAAAACCGGCCTGAAATTGTGtattgcaaaaacaaataaataacaagtttAGCAAGTTTTCCGATTTTGTAAAAAGATATACGACACGAATATAAGTTAAAAGTGAGTCAGTGTAGTGTCATTGCCTCCATCTCCAACTCTTGATCACGATCTTCTCCAGAGTTCTATTTGTCGaaaaaagccacaaaaatattgcaagCAATTTCGTCTTcgtcatatatgtatgtgtatatgtaataCGAGCATATGCACACACAGAGCTACTAATACACAcatagaaaagaaaagcttCACGCACGCATACAGACAgtacataaacacacacacacctaactgagtacatacatatacacagcAAGCAACGAACGATCATCGCGTCAAGtgaatcaacaacaacaaaacgtcTCTCTCGCGAAAGCTCCCtggcaacaataaaagcaacagcaacaacaacaacaagagcaacagccTCAACATGCAGAGCGACTTTCACAGAATGAAGAACTTTGCCAACCCCAAGTCTATGTTCAAAGTAAAAAGCAAATCACTTACATATACGCAATGCAATCtctctattatttttttgtaatatttaattcaatattttttcttcttcgctTTACAGAGCAGCGCTCCTGCTGGCAACGCTGAAGCGAATGCCAATGCAAACACAGTGGCCCCCGGACGTCCGGAGCCAACGCCGCCAGTTGCTACTGATGCCGCCccagctccagctgctgctgagaaCAACGCTGAGGAGCAGCCGAAGGCAAACGCTGCTGATGCTGGAGACGATGCTGTGCGCACAGAGCATTTGTTCAAACACCCACTGCAAAACACATGGACATTGTGGTATTTAGAGAACGATCGCTCCAAGTCGTGGGAGGATATGCAAAACGAGATCACCAGCTTCGATACCGTCGAGGACTTCTGGAGCCTATACAATCATATTAAGCCGCCATCAGAGATTAAACTGGGCAGCGATTACTCCCTCTTCAAGAAGGGCATACGGTTAGTGTTCTTTGCTATCTGTTCGATGATTGCTTATTAAATTTGACTCTTTTCATATTTAGCCCAATGTGGGAGGATGCTGCCAATAAGCAAGGTGGTCGCTGGGTCATCACACTCAACAAAAGCTCCAAGAATGACTTGGACAATTTGTGGCTCGATGTGGTAAGCAAAACAACACAATctgtaatataaaattatgcaattcTTTGCGAATGTGACTTAAATTGTAACGTCTGAATAATCTTCCATTAGTTTTGATGGCTCTAAACAGCAAGTTCTGTATACTAAATGGGcaatttaaaagattttaagTATCTAAAGTATATTTTCCAATAATACTTGCAATTATCTTATATGTAGATAACACTCTCTTTATATGCTATACCGTTTccatttaatgattttatttcaattcttttCAGCTGCTTTGTTTGATTGGCGAGGCTTTCGATCATTCCGATCAGATTTGCGGTGCTGTTGTCAACATTCGTGGCAAGAGCAATAAGATTTGTAAGTAATCTTAAACTGCATATACTTATATAGAAACCTTATAATAACAAATCAACTATTCTGCTTAGCTATTTGGACTGCCAATGGTAACAATGAGGAGGCTGCTCTCGAAATTGGACACAAGTTACGTGATGCTCTGCGTCTGGGACGCCAGAATTTGCTGCAATATCAACTGCACAAGGACACAATGGTCAAGCAGGGCTCCAGTGTCAAATCGATCTACACTTTGTAAACCAATTTATGAGCGCAACTGTTTTACGTTACGTGTTTATGTTGGACTTTATTACCTGGTTATCCCATCTTTTAATCGagaaggaaaacaaaaacaataacagaaaCACACCCTTGTTATCAAGAAAAAGAACGGCGCAAGTTATCAAGAGCCCCGCCTTTTTTTCTTGTAGTCAGTGTCATGGATTAtgcgaaaaatatataaagaataagCTATAAAAACGAACAAACTGACTTTctggtttttatttaaattcatagcGAATTGTAACAATTGCAATATGATTTAAGATAAATGCTTAATAGTGCATGTAGATGCATTGACATGTTTTGGATTATGAcagtttagttttttgttttatattgaaattttatataaaaaggCGCTATCGGTTTTAATTAATCATACATTGCTGATAAGTTCATCCATTTTTGACTAGTCAGACAATGTAATAACGATAAtggttttattataattaaaaattaaaactattattgggtatacattttaattttaatgtactCTACTTACAATTATTGGCATAATACTGTATACccaaacatatttttgttttacatgcaccatttttatataaaattattgtcATTTTAGCGTTCTTTCTTTGATTAACTTTGCAAGGGAAGACAATTGCCTATATCATCGAGTGTAATGCTAACAACTTAACAGTacttccaatttttttttataagcgTTGGTTGCTTTCTTATgtttaactaaataaaagttgaataAAGGAGGAGCCTTTAACTGGTTAGCTGCAATCATACTGATAAAGGAATTATTTTAACTCCTGAACgataagtaaaaaaataattttgcttAGTTCTTAAAAAGATCAagatgaaaatcaaaattaattctGAATTGGAATTTATGGTATGCTATTGctttggaaaattgaaattaaatacgTTTCCTAAATGCTTTGCTTACAGACTTATACAAATCTTTAGTTTATGGCGATCACATTGGAAGACTTATTGTTGTGATTAGTGTGACATTATTTGCTCGACCTTCTTCCGCAAATCCTTGCGACCGCAGTCGGCGAGTCCTTGACAGAGTTGCAGGAGCAGTTGACGTGGATCGTTGCATTCATCCTCCTCGAAGATCTGCAGCAGGCGGAGAATGCGCGACTTGAGGTCACGCGGATAGGTGGTCTCGATGTCGTCCATGATGCCTTCGCCAATGCCTAGTTTGCGACCCAATTCTCGCCAGGAGCGACCGCATTCCTGTGAGATCTTCTTGAAGATTGCCGCTCGCTTCTCAGCCGTGAATTGAGCAGTTACCACATAGTTCTGTGGCTGTGGTTGTGGTGCCACAACCGCTTGAGGTGGAGCAATGTGATGGGATGCACTAATGTGAAGTTGCTGTCTTAATTGATCCGCGAGACGTTGCTCCCGATATTGATTCACAAAGGGACGCGTAAA of Drosophila nasuta strain 15112-1781.00 chromosome 3, ASM2355853v1, whole genome shotgun sequence contains these proteins:
- the LOC132792507 gene encoding eukaryotic translation initiation factor 4E1 isoform X2 — encoded protein: MVVSENEKSSAPAGNAEANANANTVAPGRPEPTPPVATDAAPAPAAAENNAEEQPKANAADAGDDAVRTEHLFKHPLQNTWTLWYLENDRSKSWEDMQNEITSFDTVEDFWSLYNHIKPPSEIKLGSDYSLFKKGIRPMWEDAANKQGGRWVITLNKSSKNDLDNLWLDVLLCLIGEAFDHSDQICGAVVNIRGKSNKISIWTANGNNEEAALEIGHKLRDALRLGRQNLLQYQLHKDTMVKQGSSVKSIYTL
- the LOC132792507 gene encoding eukaryotic translation initiation factor 4E1 isoform X1, with the protein product MQSDFHRMKNFANPKSMFKSSAPAGNAEANANANTVAPGRPEPTPPVATDAAPAPAAAENNAEEQPKANAADAGDDAVRTEHLFKHPLQNTWTLWYLENDRSKSWEDMQNEITSFDTVEDFWSLYNHIKPPSEIKLGSDYSLFKKGIRPMWEDAANKQGGRWVITLNKSSKNDLDNLWLDVLLCLIGEAFDHSDQICGAVVNIRGKSNKISIWTANGNNEEAALEIGHKLRDALRLGRQNLLQYQLHKDTMVKQGSSVKSIYTL
- the LOC132792508 gene encoding fas-associated death domain protein, which codes for MTAEMHWSYDILKQMAIEGASKSDLEDMKELLSNEIGSARKKDRIHTIQDLIDCLERGDQINEENVDAFRTIGRQNPPLLQALDSYQKVPFTRPFVNQYREQRLADQLRQQLHISASHHIAPPQAVVAPQPQPQNYVVTAQFTAEKRAAIFKKISQECGRSWRELGRKLGIGEGIMDDIETTYPRDLKSRILRLLQIFEEDECNDPRQLLLQLCQGLADCGRKDLRKKVEQIMSH